Within Vicia villosa cultivar HV-30 ecotype Madison, WI linkage group LG1, Vvil1.0, whole genome shotgun sequence, the genomic segment AACTTTGAATGGACCAGACCATCTTGAACGAAGTTTTCCTGGGAATAGCTTAAGTCGAGAATTAAACAGTAGCACCACGTCTCCTTTATTGAATTCCTTCCTTTAGATACGTTTATCGTGCCACTTCTTTGTTCTTTCTTTATAAATCTTAGCATTCTCGTAAGCATCTAATCTAATTTCTTCCAACTCGTTGATATCCAACAGCCTTCTTTCGCCTGCGGCAGTGTAACTTAGGTTTAAGATTTTTATTGCCGAATAGGCTTTATGCTCTAGTTCCACCGGTAGATGACAAGATTTACCGTATACTAATTTGAAGGGCGTGGTTCCTATTGGTGTCTTGTAGGCGGTCCTATACGCCCACAGTGCTTCGTGTAACTtagttgaccaatccttcctagatgtGGTAACACTCCTTTCAAGTATTTGCTTAATTTGTCTATTTGAGACTTCGACTTGTCCACTAGTTTGTGGGTGGTAAGGCGTTGCTACACGATGTCAGACTCCATATTTCACTAAGAGTTTTTCGAAAATTCTAGATATGAAATGGGATCCTCCGTCGCTAATGACTAATCTTGGTACACCAAATCTTGGaaagattatattttttaatagcttAATAACTACTTGTGCATCGTTTGTAGGTGAGGCTACAACTTCTATCCATTTAGATACGTAATCGACTGCGACAAGTATGTAGTTATTTCTGAAGGAAGATGGGAAAGGTCCCATAAAATAGATCCCCCACACATCAAagatttctacttctaaaatccctttttgaggcatttcatctcACCTAGATATGTTTCCAATGCGCTGACATCGGTCACAGTTTCTAACAGCGATGTGGACATCCTTCCACAAGTTGGGCCAAAAGAGACCTGCCTGCAGAATCTTAGTGCATGTCTTTGATGTGCTAGCATGCCCACCATAGGGGGCATTATGGCAATGATGTATTATGCTTTCTATTTCTTCTTCCGGAACACAGCGGCGGAATATCCCATCAGCGCCTCTCTTGAATAGTAAGGGTTCATCCCAATAATACTTTTTAAGGTCATGGAtgaacttcttcttttgttgataaGTCATGTCAGGCGGAAGCACTCTTGCAGCTAGGTAATTGACGAAATCGGTATACCATGGTGGTGTGGTTCCAGTGCTTAGTGTCTTAACGGTTTGCGCTTTAGGTTGTTCCAATGTGTCGCTTTCGGATTCTAAATGTGCTATTAAgcgttcataagggaaatcatcgttgaTTGGTGTTTCTTCTGTCTTAATACCTTCCATCCTAGATAAATGGTCGGCTACAACGTTTTCGGCTCCCTTTTTAACTTtcatttccaaatcaaattcttgTAGTAGTAGTAGGATCCACCTTAATAGTCTAGGTTTTGCATCTTGTTTAGCTAGTAGATACCTGATGGCTGCATGGTCGGTGTAAACTATTATTTTTGCTCCTATTAGATAGGAACGAAACTTATCCAACGCAAAGACCACGGCCAGGAGTTCCTTTTCGGTTGTGGCGTAATTCATTTGCGTAGGGTCCAAGGTCCTACTTGCATAGTATATCGCGTGGAGTTTCTTATCTTTCCTTTTGATAACGCAAAAatgtatcgtatatttagcttaatttacatgcattattattctattttatttcgattttattatattattttgtgttaTGCCGGTATTTCGTTGTGTTTCAAGTAATTGAATAATTATTGGCTCATgtgagaaaaggatgaaaaagtatAAAAATTGAAGTTAAAAAAGATAAAAAGGTGCAAGAAAGAGAGGAGGTGCGAATAGCGACAAAACAAGGCAAGCCAAAAGCCCAGACCGAGGCAGCCCAGACGGATGGCGCACCAGGCCTCACGCCGGTCGGCGCACCCCCCTTCCGGCCGTTCGGCACCCCCTTGAATATGTGTGTGGacgtctgttataccccaaaatttgcccgcgtcttttttcaagaaaactccaatctaaaaattaagagtctcatataatcatggatttttatttcaacaaatatcctgacatatgaaatacttagtttttagaatttttcttatacagtaatttggcttgcagttgagtttattcttacgcaaacgccaaatactgtttattacttcacacatgctatttatttatttacagataaatagtactgacacaattggtacagagttaaatctttttgcatgcgcagaatcaggaaactcagactgtactggtaataagtagattattattatcttttgtttcccactaatttttgtactatattccattattttcaaaaatcttttcaaatctctttttcgaaaaatcaaatcctaactttattctctacatctctctttttcccaacactatcatacactttctttcaaatctcacttccactcaaattttccttttgtacggaatcacatcattccctaacgtctctatccttctttccactctataaatacctctcattttctcataaaaatctcacatcaaattctaattcatctctcaaatttctacttcataatccatcctttcttctttcccgacaaaatggcgaagcggtgggaaacgtgttttcttatggtcatcaccattgctacggtgatcatgtctttcttctgtctacatagcccggaacactgtggacctgagatgcttatgctcccaatcatctacatgttactatttgtagcatgggttatcaatcgtcattcttaaaatctgccgtatttcttatttcttaaatgtaccgtttattcgtcgtactgttcaatatagtatgtaatatttgtactgtcagtactaaatgttgtactatttgtcataatattgcttaattactcagatagtattttatgtgttttctgccagtcaaatattcatttttctgtgcattaaatgattttcagggttattatcggtaattttgctcgcgtacagtaaacattagttatttattatgtctgtgttttttttaacaagtcatgtaaataaactttcattttttcacataaaacaaaaacaaaaacaaaaaaaaagaaattaactttgactgttgatttttcactctaactgctacgtcaatacttgaacagtcagttgacaaccaaaactgctggcagtacaattctcagtgttttgtaccatcaatcaaatcaatcttttacaattcaaaattccaagatttttgttctagaagtcttctgaatatcacgcgattagcagagactcaacactgcacaaaaatcaggtacgcttaactgtctcctacacaaacagtccctgactagggttttcttgtttttacaggagaaacaagcttttgagacctcaaatggatttcatgcacatccatatatctcaaagtaccatcatacaaattttaaaacttcaattcactcagacgcaccgtcagcagctcaaacagtcaacagacgacccgtttgacccaaaaagtcaacagatagtcaaaaatgaaattttttgtcaaaatccatattttgtcaaaggattcatcattttataattggatgatcataattcatcaaggaaagatcaaaaatcaacaaaaccctaagattcaaaattagggtttttgcctcaaaagtcaactcaactttgactgatcataactctctcatccttcatccaaaaaattcaaaccaaagctcattttgaaggaaattcaattatatttcaaatgcaattgatcccatggtcattgcattcaccatttgaaaaaaatgaccaaagacattacaggtcattttcaaagtcaacaaaaagacacttttttcaaaaggacacacaaggagcatcaaaaatcattttgacatgagaccaaaggcattggttagaggactctttgaggtttccaaaaagtgcaatatctccttcatatgaccaaaattgagggatttacaccttgttgaagttggctaaattttgggaaaatgcatgaaaccaacattgctcaaaaatgcattttttccaaatggggccaaattttcatggttcaaacatcatttccataatataatgggcctcccacgaccaagacaaggcccacacctttttttatccatttttttgcttaattttatcttattttaagattaaattaaaaggaaaatgaatggataatgggtagcttacaatccaagcatgactcacccaaggaatctctgattttctgcagagaattgaagagcaaggcaagagcattgaagagaagaagacttggtcaataattcaaaggtttttaatataaaaaaatcaagaattccacaaaggcaactagatgcttcttggcttcaattctaagcacaacatagtctatataaaggctataacacttcacaatcaaacacacacgaaatcatagccagaattctgcttgtaacatacttgtaatcacttaaacttttcaaagaaatttcaaattcgaattttgaattccagtcactttccatacaaactaagcattctaataccttcctcaagcattactgaacatatctcaatcatttccaagtcctgaaacctcacaaatcgagctacctaggccacggtttgttcaaactaaaactaacttatatctcataatccatgcatgtttagcaagatgtagacatatatttgtgtttggtttgaggtcctaatcgtttctggaaacttaattgaagtttggacgcctatacgaaggatcaccattttagggttcgaacctttaaatttggggttttacgatccatgcaaaattatgaactctaagTAGTACCTTTaaactcgcatgaacaagacgaattgaaccatggcatcgcgccaaatttatattaatgtttgcttgcattcgttatttccagcaggtgtaaaaggttggagtttttacaccacctgcaattgAGAGGTGTAAAAGacccatcctgaggaagaagatgatgcgtggcgtcctctgattggctggagggcgcgcgcgtgattttttaaactgaccttggattcagtgttttgcaggtgttccacgtgctatggtccctcactCTAACCACcatctgatccacttgccagctcatctaACGTTCCAgaacactcatccttaccatgttccctcatgaatttccacatctgatcagtatccttttattttctattttattttaatttctttgcaaaactaattaaaaatagttttaaaaatccaaaaaatacacaaaaaatatttttagacttctaaaataatatattattttctgatataaaaatattttatttttcttcataatttaaatattttgcataattaattagtatatatttatatatttgctttttaattattttaaccaatcaaaaaatcaaaaaaaattgttctttatataaaatattgtttatatattatagactaattttgtacatattttgaataattttctctttaagttttaattatttgtataattatttgtataattatgtattaattagcttaatcaatttcaaatcaatttcaaaaattccaaaaaaattagatttgttttaaaattaattaacaagcattttgaacatattttgaacttaatttctaggtttaaatatattttcatcttttttcttcattttaatttaattaatcatgcattaattataattaaaatcaatcataaaaaaaatccaaaaatatgccttttatttttcttgcaatttaaattcctagataaatgtatatgatgtcaaattcatgtaaataggctagtttacatttcctgcacaatcgatgtaatagcgtagatttactttccgcactttacatttctgcattttaatttccagcaaatataaactgcgtgtatgtcaaagataaaattgaaccgttagatcactaacttcaaagataaaatatctgaatacaaacacaatcacacttgcaccttttaaggtaatcccttctcattcttttcaaaatcaaagtcaaaattccactgtttcgagtacaaaatcgaaccttttgtttgtatccggtgaaaggatagatttttaaaggaaataaggataaagaccttacaactcagggtagacctcctagtttgcttgctcaaatcaaaacaaacaaaattctcatacactgttgtttttcaaaacaaaactttccaaaaagacaatattttgtatacatccaaacacggatcattacaaagttaacgttcttttcaaaacatctttcgaaagataaacaaacattttgtatacatccacacaaggatcattacaaaattcaatttacaaaggtatttgaaaccacatatgagcattctaaagcaattgaaaagtaatcgaaaaacaagtgagctaagcaaacttaagagcccatggataaccatggatacaaagggtgctaacaccttccctttgtataacctacccccttacccagaatttcttaaaggtcttttttctgtttcttttataaacatttccttaattggataaaataaaaggtcggtggcgactctgtgaattttcaaaaaatgcgaaagcataagcgataaaaaagagtcagttcacgtatctctcccgctcagaggtatggcccgagaaaAAATGGAGGTCCACAACGTCACACACTCAAGCCCATAAGAAGCGCAGTTTTTCTGTTTCCTCCATTTTCTTTGCCGAAAGACCAGGAACAGCTACGAAATTCAAGAATTGAGAGCTCTATATAAACCCTTCAAGAATTAGTGAAAGGGTTACACACAGTTTTAACCTACTGCCGTCAAATTCCTTTTCTTTGCAACTACTTCCAGCACGTTCAAGTCTTCTtcccaaaaccattttttttctgcaatagatttccacaccggaaaTACTATTGCAATTCAATTTCTTTTCTAGCTTCAGATTTAGTTTCAATTCTCAGCATTAGatttaattttagaatttaattcaAGTACCGAATTCAAGAACCAGTGCTGCAAGATACAATTTTCCAGTCtgcaatttaattcaggtttatttattagcatttaTTATTATTCACGGTTTATGTTAATTTATCAAATTATGTCCGGATCATTTTATATCTATTACATCTATCCTATTTCGTTTATTAAAACAATGTACggctaatttatttttatcggtatgtaaggtcacataaCTGAGGGAATCAAGTAACACTGTCGATGTAGtttattaattgaatttatttgtcTGGCTGATATTTCTAAATGCGTAATTAAActgttttgtaacgagagttaaaaacaaatagaagttaggatcaataaaaacgagagtttgagattttgacTGGACCCTAGAAATTaggcattaaccttaaatacagcgagagcgctttaagggtaattagttttctttggttttcaaaaatcactttgaactttaattgatacagcgagagcgctcacttaggtttaatagtgaaatcataatcaataaacacgagagtgtgagagggggatttttaaactaatgatttctacagaaaagtgattttaaattACGATCCGCATCGATGGCTTACTAGATCCCCGAAATCCGACCATTGCATACCGATATTATTATtctagatttaatttaattatatttaacaatATTTCTTCTCAAACCATATTTCTTCTCAAACACCGTACCGATCGATAATCAATTGACCactagccttagatttacgtagtagcattaactacattaggtcgattcttagtcccagtgggttcgatatcttttaaaactacgcgatagactgtgcacttgcagtcataatcatagacataccccattgtcgcaatcaagtttttggcgccgttgccggggactaattTGGTCGATAATCGTAATTAACTGTTACATTCTAGAGACTAAGGCAACAATTTTTCTAATTCCCTTTGTGCATGCCAAGTACTCGCTCTCGAAGTGAAGACTTAGTGCTGCCAATTCTCGAACAGGAGCGTTCTATCACCGTATCACGTCGATTACGACGTACTCGCACTCTTGTTCCTACTCCTACTTCTGAACCAGTCGAATAATCAACCATGGGAGAACAACCGCGTCCTCTCAAATCTTATGCTATTCCTTCGCAAGCTGAACCTCACAATAGCATTGTTGCTCCTGctattgaggcgaacaatttcgagcTAAAACCATCATTATTGTCAGCTGTACAACAAAACCAATTTTCTGGAAATGCGACGGAAGATCCTAATCTTCATTTGTCAGTGTTCTTGCAATACGCCTTTTTGTCTAAACCCATTGATCTGGGCTCTTAGCATGGCGGTCTTGCTAGGTGGAAAATAAAGCGCCAGGAAGACTTTCTTAAGTTCATTCCAGGTCATGACAGAATTGGCGGGTAAAGACTGGAGCCAAGCTCTAGCTCTATCCCtcagtgaaaaagaaaaaaggcgTAGTCGTATAGCTTCCGAACTGACGCGATTTGCTTTATTCGAAGCGTGGGAAAGATACAAAGACATGCTTAGACTTTGTCCGCATCACGGTTTAGAACAATGGTTAATCATCCATACCTTCTACAATGGCCTCCTCTACAATACGAGACTTACAATTGACGCCTCCGCAGGTGGCGCACTGATGGATAAAGAATATGCTGATGCTTACACACTTATCGAAAACATGGCTCAAAACCATTATCAATGGGGAAGCGAGAGAGCTCAATCAGAGAAAACTTCTGGAGAGAAATCTTCAACGAAGAATGGGATGTACGAGATAAGTAGCCTCGACTGCGTTAATGCCAAAGTCGATGCCCTAACTCGGATGATTGAAAACCTCACTATAGTACCTGTAGCCGCCGTGGCTGCTGTTTCCCCCAATTGCGAAATATGCGGAATGACTGGACATGCTGCTTCTGATTGCCATCTTTTGGCAGAAGTTTCCCCCGAaccagtaaactatgctcaaggaaacccctaCTCAAACACGTATAACCCAGGATGGAAGAATCACCCTAATTTCTCGTACAAGAACAATAATGCTTTGTACGCACCTGGTCAAGCACCCAGTGTACCACCTGGATACGAAAAGGCACCATTCGCTGCTCCTAATGTCCCTAGGAAGTCTAACTTAGAAATAATGATGGAAAATTTCATAGCCACTCAAACCCAGACTAATAAGGATTTCATAAACCAGAACGTGCACACTAATGAGCAAATCAAACAGTTAGCGACCAAAGTAGACGCGTTGGCCACTCACAACAAGATGCTTGAGACACAAATCTCTCAAGTGgcacaacaacaagcacctactgctgcacCTGCTGGGACGTTTCCAGGACAGCCACAACCAAACCCAAAAGGACATGCTCATGCTATTATTCTGCGAAGTTGTAGAGAGATGGATGAACCGACCGACCCCGGCAACGGCGAACAATGGGGTATGTCTATGaatatgactgcaagtgcacaatctatcgcgtagttttaaaagatatcgaacccacagggactaagaatcgacctaatgtagttaatcgctactacgtaaatctaaggctaattaTTCGATTGATTATCAATCGGTAcgggaatgaaaaagaaatatgaTTCAATTAAATTAGGATAATAATATCGGTATGCAATGGTCGGACTTCAGGGATCTAGTAAGCCATCGATGCGGATCGTAATTCAAAATCACTtttctgtagaaatcattagtttaaaaatcctcctctcacactctcgtgtttattgattatgatttcACTATTAAATCTAAGTGAGCGTTCTCGCTGTATCAATTAAAgttcaaagtgatttttgaaaaccaatgaaaactaattacccttaaagcgctctcgctgtatttaaggttaatgcctaatttctaaggtccagttaaaatctcaaactctcgtttctattgatcctaacttctattgtttttaactctcgttacaaaacagTTTAATTAAGCGTTTAGAAATATCAGCCagacaaataaattttattaataaactacaTCGACTGATTACTCGATTCCCTCGGttatgtgaccttacataccgaTAAAAGGTATTTAGCCAGACATGGTTTTAGTAGACAAATCAGAGCATTTATAACATATATTAAATAACTCGGACATAATTTGATAAATTAACATAAACAAACTATAGtaattaaatgcaaataaatAACCTGAATTAAATTGCAGACTGGAAAATTGTATCTTGCAGTACCGAATCTTGAATCCGGGACTtgaattaaattctaaaattaaatCTAATACTGAAAAGTGAAACTAAATCTGAAGCTAGAAAAGAAAACTCAATCGCAATAGTAtttccggtgtggaaatctattgcaAGAAGTGGGTAGGAAACAAGAACAGAGCTGGAAAATGCAGAAGAAATCTTGACGACAATAGGGTAAAAGTACGTCACCCTTTCAATAATTCTTGAAGGGTTTATATAGAGCTCTCAATTCTTGGATTTCTAACTTGTCTCGTAGCAGTTGCTGTTCTTTCGGCAGAGAAAATGGAGGAGAGAAAGTAGTGTAACATCTCTTCTGGGCTTGAGTGTGAGACTTACATCACACACATATATTAAGGGGGTGACGAACGGATGGGGAGGGGCTACGCCGACCAGCAGGTGGCCTATGCGCCATCCGTCGTGGCCTGCTTGCAGTCTGGGCCTTTGGCTTCTTCCTTTGTTGCTTTTCGCACCTCCTTTCTTTCTTGcatctttttatctttttaacttcaatttttaatactttttctttcttttctcacaTGAGCCAATAATTATTCAATTACCTGAAACACAACGAAATACAGGCataacacaaaataaaataataaaatcgaaataaaataaaataataatgcatGTAAATTAATCTAAATATACGATACGTTTTCGCGTTATCActatagcggggaaaatctgatatcaaagCCATAGGATTAACTTGACTCATTATTTAAGTGAAAGTCGCTACCGCGCTTtcttgtttccaaaggaaatgggaaaagagcgaaataaacacgaagatgtttttttttttaaaataaaaacaacaaaaagagaggttctaggtacgggtgttggttatacaaggggaatgtgttagcacccctcataactgtggtactccacatgaaccttttttgaaaatatgtgtaaaaagagaattgtatgcaaaagaaagagccttgtttgattttaaaattatgctcggcaagacattacatcttgtgcctacatacctcctcaatgcaatggagaagtcagaacaaatgtagttccacttaaaaggaaaagatttgaaaaaaaacTGGATAGACGCTTTATCGTCGTAATAGAGAATACTTAGAAAAtttgaacatgagaacaaatggaccctttgcatcacaaatgaaagaagggctccaacttggataaaatcaacaagtatgccaatAACTCTTTCAAGTGGGAAAggttccatcatatcaatcaatatcaagactTTGGGGATTTATATCTCACCACAACAATTAAtgatgtctaaactttgaaagaaaagccactaagggcgaaagatatttttaaagaaaaggtttttaaaagagtttgcaaacataagaaggtttttgaaaagggagaacattttgaaaattaaagaaggggggAGGAGATGATGAGACAATCCTAATGCACAAattaaaagctaaggaaaagagcgATCTAACCAAacaagccaacacttgacattaagggtcaatgtagatttcccatccttttgaCTACCATAACCAAGCAAACAAAATACCAACTAGGGATCCAAATGAACTTGATATCTTTATGTACAACCTTGCACAAAGCCTTGGAATTTACACCATGAGAACTTGAGACAACAATTGGGCAGAATAACAATTGTGTTCAGATGAATTCCTTAttacaatgccttggaattaaccatcaaggactttcaaagaATAATTTGCACACACTAAGAGAAATAAcccaatgccttggagtaaactccaaggacttccagATAAGAAAGCACAATACAATCAAAGTATCAAGAACTTAGATGAAATTCCAAAGTGCTAGGGTCAGGATCCTAATTCTAAGtccataggtccatcctccaagcTTAGGGTAAGGTAACCAAAGTCCAAGTCCACATTAAGTCTTTTATAATTcaagttgattattagtgttttaagcacaaaagtaaagtatggtccaagtagACAAAGGATAAATTgcataagcataaacatatgtccgaaaggacaaaggaaaaatttcacaaacataaacatatgtccaagtggacaaaggaaaaattgcataaacataaacatgatgaatgcaAAATCGTAAATcataatacataaaaaataaatggcAACGTAATAAAGAGCATAaagtaaagttagttgttaattttcaatttttagtaATTGGTGATCAATGGTGAGTGATTAATGAACTTCGgttcaaagttattgaaaactcatcagaagattgatagaatcaaaacatctacacaaTAAGTTTACAAAAGGCTTGAGTCATTTGTCATAGAATATCTGCCATTTGATCTTTTTCTTTAAGGGATAAAAtgtagcgctatgttaagcaatcaccaggtaacttatatagaagtcaccctacaacgagaaCGGTCAATAACAATGTATGTGTTTAAGAACAAGTTAGAGAAATGATATAGAAGACCATCCTCCTAAAACTTGCAACACATGTAAAATGAAAAGAATGGGATTTAGATGAAGAAAGAGGGATATAACCAGAtggatttcttttgatttttaggGAGCATcatcttgatgattcatcatagGATTGATAGAATCAAAACTTCTACACAATAAAGTCAAACAAGACTTACACCCACTAATTAAGAAGAAAGAGAGATGGAGGGAGAGAAGCATCATAACAaaaaccaa encodes:
- the LOC131659975 gene encoding uncharacterized protein LOC131659975 — translated: MTELAGKDWSQALALSLSEKEKRRSRIASELTRFALFEAWERYKDMLRLCPHHGLEQWLIIHTFYNGLLYNTRLTIDASAGGALMDKEYADAYTLIENMAQNHYQWGSERAQSEKTSGEKSSTKNGMYEISSLDCVNAKVDALTRMIENLTIVPVAAVAAVSPNCEICGMTGHAASDCHLLAEVSPEPVNYAQGNPYSNTYNPGWKNHPNFSYKNNNALYAPGQAPSVPPGYEKAPFAAPNVPRKSNLEIMMENFIATQTQTNKDFINQNVHTNEQIKQLATKVDALATHNKMLETQISQVAQQQAPTAAPAGTFPGQPQPNPKGHAHAIILRSCREMDEPTDPGNGEQWVPNLESGT